The Paenibacillus sp. 481 DNA window AATGCGGTTTATACTCTTGGCCAGGGGTATATTGTAGAACTTGCAAGCCATCACCATGGTCGATAGGAATGTTCATAATTCGAGAGATTCGCTTCTCAATTGTTGTAATTGTCTCATTCTCCTCACAGAACACACCGCTACTCGTTCTAATTTGATTGACCGTACGATCTTCACCTATTTTTGAGCGTTGCAATCGTTCTCTAGCATTTTCAATGAGCTCATCGCATTCCTCATCACTGAGCACATTTCCTAGAACGACCACCAGTGGTTCCTCATACTTAGCAACAATTCGAATCTCTCGATCTTCTGTCTTGATTGTATTTCCAGCATGATCAAATATCGTCATTTCTTTCGCTGTTGTATTTCCTATCATTTCCATACAGCCCCTATATTATGACATGCACTATAAAAATACGATACCATAAGCTGGAACGAATTGCTTAACTAAAAATATAAACGATCACGCT harbors:
- a CDS encoding 2OG-Fe(II) oxygenase encodes the protein MIGNTTAKEMTIFDHAGNTIKTEDREIRIVAKYEEPLVVVLGNVLSDEECDELIENARERLQRSKIGEDRTVNQIRTSSGVFCEENETITTIEKRISRIMNIPIDHGDGLQVLQYTPGQEYKPHYDFFAETSRASANNRISTLVMYLNDVEEGGETTFPMLNLSVSPNKGMAVYFEYFYSNHELNELTLHAGTPVITGEKWVATMWMRRQTFR